The Lycium barbarum isolate Lr01 chromosome 12, ASM1917538v2, whole genome shotgun sequence genome includes a region encoding these proteins:
- the LOC132621820 gene encoding ATP-dependent Clp protease proteolytic subunit 2, mitochondrial-like has translation MRSLIGHKLLSGIGSLNRNSRRCYGLIPMVIEHSSRGERAYDIFSRLLKERIICINGPINDDTSHVVVAQLLFLESENPSKPIHMYLNSPGGAVTAGLAIYDTMQYIRSPINTICLGQAASMGSLLLAAGAKGERRSLPNATIMVHQPSGGYSGQAKDMTIHTKQIVRVWDVLNQLYSKHTGQPVDVIQKNMDRDYFMTAEEAKEFGIIDDVIDQRPMALVTDAIANEAKDKGST, from the exons ATGCGCAGCCTAATTGGTCACAAACTGTTGAGTGGAATCGGCAGTTTGAATCGAAATAGTCGGAGATGTTACGGTCTAATCCCTATGGTGATAGAGCACTCTTCCCGTGGGGAGAGAGCTTACGACATATTCTCAAGGCTCCTCAAAGAGCGCATCATTTGCATCAATGGACCCATTAATGATGACACTTCCCATGTTGTTGTTGCCCAGCTTCTCTTCCTTGAGTCTGAAAACCCTTCAAAGCCTATTCATATGTACCTCAACTCTCCCGGTGGCGCCGTTACCGCAG GTCTTGCTATCTATGATACAATGCAGTACATCCGGTCTCCAATCAATACTATATGTCTAGGTCAAGCAGCTTCAATGGGATCCCTTCTCTTAGCTGCTGGTGCCAAGGGTGAGAGGCGGTCTCTCCCTAATGCTACAATCATGGTTCATCAGCCTTCTGGTGGATATAGTGGGCAAGCTAAAGATATGACAATTCACACGAAACAGATTGTTCGAGTATGGGATGTATTGAACCAACTATACTCCAAGCATACTGGACAACCAGTAGATGTAATTCAGAAGAACATGGATAGGGATTATTTCATGACAGCTGAAGAAGCCAAGGAATTTGGGATAATTGATGACGTTATCGATCAAAGACCAATGGCTCTGGTAACTGATGCTATTGCTAATGAGGCCAAAGATAAAGGTTCAACTTAG